From a single Carassius gibelio isolate Cgi1373 ecotype wild population from Czech Republic chromosome A18, carGib1.2-hapl.c, whole genome shotgun sequence genomic region:
- the LOC127934050 gene encoding uncharacterized protein LOC127934050: protein MRHLLTKGGFELRQWASNTPQLLQHLPQQIRSEKHELWFSSDRADPQERTLGLRWQCRSDTLGYKHGHVVKTEPTMRHIYSILSSQYDPLGFITPFTTRAKIIVQRLWDKKREWDDPDLPTDLKNAWLTWEDELPQLSCVTLPRCYTTKVDPLTSSRTVHTFCDASERAYGAVAYLRTEDSKGQIEVSFLAARSRVAPKKQQTIPRLELCAALTGAQLAAVLKRELTLDISSFRYWTDSTTVLNWLQSDSCHFKVFVGTRVAEIQELTDSHLWSYVPSQDNPADDITRGLSLAQLAEPTRWKNGPEFLQKLLSSWPKMPNLEPADTSKELRKPVSFHLIAQGDQHSVIASQFDNFQELVNATARSLHGAASSTDTVTADTYKKAELRIIQQSQMESFPDEYAQLQAGKAISSNSRLKTLAAEFDSDTQLIRVGGRLRRCHLLSPDILHQIVLDPVHPVTKLLIQQYDAQLHHPGTERVFAEIRRRFWILRGRQAVRSIQHHCTECQRWRGKPNIPKMADLPPSSLRLFQPAFYSTGMDCFGPFIIKIGRRNEKRWGIIYKCLTTRAVYIDLLSQADTDSFLMSLRRFIARRGKPHELCSDQGTNFKGGDRELKEAFNNIHPQLQRELAKQQIDFHYNPPNSPHFGGSWEREIRSLKAALYTTIGVQTVTEEVLRTVLVEIEGILNSKPLGYVSSDVADPDPITPNSLLMGRRDSALPQVIYPASELLSRKRWRHSQILADQFWSSYMRNYLPGLQSRQKWQQEKDNLTVGTVVMVADPQFPRALWPVGTVKSVQVGADNKVRAAEIQIKDRTYIRPVVRLIKLPSLPE, encoded by the coding sequence ATGCGACATCTGCTGACCAAGGGTGGATTTGAACTGCGTCAATGGGCTAGTAACACTCCCCAACTGCTGCAACACCTGCCGCAGCAAATCAGGTCAGAGAAACATGAGCTTTGGTTTAGTTCAGACAGAGCCGACCCCCAGGAGCGCACACTAGGACTTAGGTGGCAGTGCAGATCCGACACCCTTGGTTATAAACATGGCCATGTTGTAAAAACTGAGCCCACTATGCGACACATATATAGCATCCTTTCCAGTCAGTATGATCCACTTGGATTCATCACCCCATTTACCACTAGAGCTAAGATCATAGTCCAGAGGCTCTGGGACAAAAAAAGAGAATGGGATGACCCTGACCTGCCCACTGACCTCAAAAATGCATGGCTCACATGGGAAGATGAGCTTCCACAACTTTCCTGTGTCACACTGCCCAGATGCTACACTACAAAGGTAGATCCATTGACCAGCTCAAGAACTGTGCACACCTTCTGTGATGCCTCAGAGCGAGCGTATGGAGCTGTAGCCTATCTCCGCACGGAAGATAGCAAAGGACAGATAGAGGTGTCATTCTTGGCAGCTAGATCGCGAGTAGCTCCAAAGAAGCAGCAAACAATTCCCCGACTTGAGCTATGCGCTGCTTTAACTGGAGCACAATTGGCAGCAGTTCTGAAAAGAGAGCTCACACTGGACATCAGCAGTTTCAGATACTGGACTGATTCTACAACCGTTCTCAACTGGCTTCAATCAGACTCATgccattttaaagtgtttgtaGGAACGAGAGTTGCGGAGATTCAAGAGCTAACTGATTCACATTTATGGTCCTATGTGCCCTCACAAGACAACCCTGCTGATGATATTACTCGTGGCCTGTCACTGGCTCAGCTAGCTGAACCTACCCGCTGGAAGAATGGCCCAGAATTTTTGCAAAAACTTCTATCGTCTTGGCCCAAAATGCCCAATCTGGAGCCAGCCGACACTTCAAAGGAACTGCGTAAACCAGTATCCTTCCATCTAATAGCTCAGGGTGACCAGCATTCAGTCATTGCATCTCAATTTGACAACTTTCAAGAGCTTGTAAATGCAACTGCCAGATCCCTTCACGGGGCGGCCAGTTCCACAGACACTGTCACTGCTGACACGTATAAGAAAGCCGAGCTCCGAATTATTCAACAGTCTCAAATGGAGAGTTTTCCTGATGAATATGCTCAGCTTCAAGCAGGGAAGGCCATCTCCTCAAACAGTCGTCTAAAGACATTAGCTGCCGAATTTGATTCTGACACACAACTGATTAGAGTTGGTGGACGACTCCGAAGATGTCACCTACTGAGTCCTGACATTCTTCACCAAATTGTCCTAGACCCAGTCCATCCAGTGACTAAACTACTAATTCAGCAGTACGATGCACAGCTCCATCACCCTGGTACTGAAAGAGTCTTTGCTGAAATCAGAAGACGCTTCTGGATCTTGAGAGGTCGTCAAGCAGTAAGATCTATTCAACATCACTGTACTGAGTGTCAAAGGTGGCGTGGCAAGCCCAATATACCTAAAATGGCTGACTTGCCTCCTTCCAGTTTAAGACTCTTCCAACCAGCCTTTTACTCTACAGGCATGGACTGTTTTGGCCCATTTATCATCAAAATTGGGCGCCGGAACGAGAAACGCTGGggtataatttataaatgtttgacCACAAGGGCAGTGTACATCGACCTTCTCTCTCAAGCTGACACAGACTCCTTCCTCATGTCTCTACGTCGATTCATCGCCCGTAGGGGAAAACCTCATGAGTTGTGCTCTGATCAAGGTACTAATTTCAAGGGTGGAGATCGTGAGCTTAAGGAGGCCTTCAACAATATTCACCCTCAGTTACAAAGAGAACTTGCCAAGCAACAGATTGACTTCCATTACAATCCACCAAACTCCCCACATTTCGGAGGATCCTGGGAAAGAGAAATCAGATCTCTTAAGGCTGCACTGTACACAACCATTGGTGTGCAAACTGTCACAGAGGAAGTGCTCAGGACTGTCCTTGTTGAAATTGAAGGAATTCTAAATTCAAAGCCATTGGGATACGTATCCTCAGATGTAGCTGATCCTGATCCAATAACCCCTAATTCTCTCTTAATGGGCAGACGAGACTCTGCCTTGCCTCAGGTAATTTACCCTGCATCTGAACTGCTCAGTCGCAAGCGCTGGAGACACAGCCAGATATTGGCAGACCAGTTCTGGAGCAGTTATATGCGTAACTACCTGCCCGGACTCCAGTCTCGCCAGAAATGGCAACAAGAGAAAGACAACTTGACAGTAGGGACAGTGGTTATGGTTGCTGATCCACAATTCCCCAGGGCACTCTGGCCTGTTGGAACTGTGAAATCTGTCCAGGTCGGAGCTGATAATAAAGTTAGAGCTGCAGAAATCCAGATCAAAGACAGAACCTACATCAGACCTGTTGTCAGACTTATTAAGCTCCCTTCACTTCCAGAATGA